TTGCTAAAAAACCAGTAGTTGTGCAAGATTCAACTGGTGCAGATCTAATTGCTATTCACCACGTTGGTATTTTGACACTCGGTTGGGACCATCGTGCATTCGATGGTGGATATGCAGCTGCATTCCTTGCTCGTGTTCGTGAAATTCTACAAACACGCGATTGGGTTGCAGAAGTATAATTCTGAATAGAGTGCTATGTTAAAAGATAAACTTTATGTGAGATCACTAGGTGTTGTTGATTTCCATGAAGCTTTATCTATACAAAATGCATTTCATTCTAACGATGATGATTATCTACTTTTGCTTGAACATAATCCTATCTTTACTTGTGGCTCTGGTATACAAGAAGAAAATCTGCTCGATGTAAAAAATAGTGGAATCAAAGTTGTTGATATTGATCGTGGGGGAGATGTAACTTTTCATGGTCCAGGACAATTAATTGGCTACCCAATTATCACATTAGGCGAGACTCGTGGCGATTTAAGAAACACAATTGCTTTTTTACGATCTTTAGAAGAAGTAATAATAGAAGCCTTAAAAATACTTGGTATCCAAGCAATTCGTTTCGAAAAATATACAGGCGTATGGATAGATCTTGGTCCAGAGTATAAATACAACGATCGTTATAAGAAGATAGCTGCCATTGGTTCTAAAGTTTCCAGAGGACGAACCAAACATGGTTTTGCACTCAATGTTTCTACCGATCTTAGTTACTTTGACAAAATAATTCCTTGTGGAATTGAACAATTTGGTGTCACATCACTACATGAGCTCGGTCATACAAACATAACATTTGATCAAGTGATTGATACCGTCACAAAAACATTTCTCAACGAATTTAACTACAACGAAATCGATATCGCTTCGCATTCTTTCGACGAAAAAGAATATAACACTGATTCAGAAGACGAAGAGACCACAGCTTCTAAACGCTCGTTCCCCGCTTCGCGAAGTGCACTCGCATTTGAACCTGTAGCATCTTCATCAACACCCGATCAAGGTGACTTGTCTCGTTTTTCGGTCGAAAGCGTAAGTGCTATTCAACCTTCACTGAGATTATTAGGAAGGTTGTCGAAGGCTGGTGTGCGGGTAGATTTGGAGAAGGATCGTAGAAAACGACCCGACTGGATGAAGAACACTATTAAACAAACTGAAGGTTTTAAAGAATTAAAAGAACTCTCAAAAGATCTGAACCTAGTCAGTGTTTGCGAAGAAGCTGGTTGTCCTAATATTTATGAATGTTGGGAATCTAAAACAGCAACATATATGATTCTTGGAGAAAATTGTACACGTGCTTGTTCTTTTTGTTTAGTAGGTACAAATAAACCAGCTCCACCTGATACTAATGAACCAAAAAATGTTGCAATAGCTATAAAGACTTTAGGTATAAAACATGCAGTAATAACATGTGTTGCTAGAGATGATTTAGAAGATGATGGTTCAACGCAATTTGTCAATACTGTAAATGAGGTTAGAAAAGCTTCACCTGGTACACAAATTGAATTACTGATTTCTGATAATCGTGGTCATGAAAATTCACTAGATAAAATATTTAACTCACGACCAGATATTTTGAATCATAATATTGAAACACCAATTCGTATACAAAGAGCAGTGCGACCAAGCGCGAACTATGCACGTTCGCTTGGAGTTTTAACACGAGCTAAAGAACAAGGTTTGAAAACTAAAAGCGGAATTATTGTGGGCATGGGTGAAACGAATACTGAAATATTACAAACATTGCGTGATCTGAAAAATGCAAACATCGATATAGTAACAATTGGGCAATATTTACAACCTACACCCACACATCTCCCAGTTGACAGATTTGTTACGCCAGCAGAATTTGATGAGTTCAAAAGGTACGGGGAAAGTATAGGAATTCCTCACGTAGAATCAGGGCCACTTGTAAGAAGTAGCTATCATGCAGCAGAGGCTGTGGATAATTTAACTGAAAAGATTAAATCTTAACTAGCGATAAAACGGGTTAACGCACTGATTTCGGACATAAATATAGCTTTTTTTTGAATACTATCTTAATAATATACTTTAAATGTCGATAAATATTAAGTGAAGAGACTATTTAGAGTAAATATGAAAATAATTAAGAAGGTTGTAATACTTATATTTATTATGGTTTTCGTAACTCTTTCTGGTATTTTCACCCATAACTATATTACCTCAGATGAAGAAATAACAATACGCAAAGCTTTAGATCAAAGATCAGATCAGATGGCAATAGATGCAAAGCGTGAAATTTATAGATATGAAACAGTTATTTCTACAATGGCAACTCTTTTTAACTCAAGCGATACCGTCACTAAAGATCAATTTACCGCCTTTACAAACGGATTAAACCTTGGAAATTCATACCCTGGTATTAAAGGATTAGTTTATGTACTCAAAGTGGGCAGCAATGATGCTCAAGAAGTAAATGACAAATCGGCAGAGATTGGCAGCCCATTAAAAAGTCCAATAACATTAGATGGTACAGAAAAAGCAATTTTATATTATGTGATTCCAGCAGATGATGAGCAAGTACCGACAGGTTTAGATGCAAATCTTATACCAGGAGGAAAAGAAGGTTTTCAGTATAGTATTAATTCAAATAGTGCTGGAGCATCACCACCTCTTAAATACGTTATCGATTCAAAACCAACTACAGGTTTTGCACTAATTTACCCTGTTAAGGGTGGAGCACCAATACATCTAGATTCTATGAAATCATCACCAAATACTGGATGGATTCTTTCTTTTATTGATTCGAGTCTGCTTTTTGATACTCCCTTGGGAAGAGACTTTTCATTAGAAATAACTGATCATAACGATCCACAATTAAAGAGTGAAATAAAGATCGACAATCCATCAAATTATTCGACAAATTATTCTATAGATGTTGGTGGGAGAAAATTAGACTTTAAAGCAACTGCAAGTAAATCATTTATAGAAAGTGTTAGCCCTGAAGCAAAGGCAAGGAAATATACTCTCTTTGTACTTAATGCTGAGATTGCTATTATTCTTTTAATCCTTATACTATTTATGCAAAAAAGCAAAAAATCAAATGAAACATCTTTAGGTCATCAAATTACGCATGACACTTTAACGGGATTACCTAATAGATTGTTTCTTGAAAATTGGATGAATAATAGGATTTCGAATATTACCAATTCACCACGTAATAAAAATAATGATCGTATAGCTGTACTATTTTTAGATTTAGATGGATTCAAAGCAATAAACGATACACTCGGGCATCAAGCCGGTGACAGATTTTTGATTTCAGTGTCGCAGAGATTGTCCAATGAAATTCGCGGAAATGATATTTTGGCAAGACTTGGTGGCGATGAATTTATTGTTGTGCTCGATAGCGTTGACCAAGAAATTCAGGCTATACGCATTGCAGAACGTTTGCTTGAAGTAGTTAGATTCCCTGTAGTGTTAGATTCTGGGCCAGTATGTGTAAGTGCAAGTATTGGTATAGCTATTTCAACTCTCGAAGTTGGAATAGATCCTGATTCTATAATTCGTTTCGCTGATTCTGCTATGTATGCAGCTAAACAAGATATACATAATCGAATACGAGTATTTGATAATAAATTAAAATCCATTGTGGAAGGTAAACACGAAGTTGAAACCTCAATATTGCATGCAACTGAACGTGGAGAAATCATTGATGTATTACAACCTATAGTTAATGTTAAAACCGGCGAGACTGCAGGCTATGAAGCATTATGCAGGTGGAATAATCCTAATTTTGGTGTCTTAGGTCCTGATCAATTTCTAGATGCTGCAAAGGTTACTGGTGAAATTATAAGAATCGACAGTTGGATGGTTGATAAAGCATTTACAAATGCATTAGAAATATCTGAAATTACCGGAGTTCCTTGTCGAGTTTGGGTGAACCTTTCTGTAAGACATTTACTACAAGGTGATTTCTACAAGCACGTATTAGATGTCTTGAAAAATTCTTCCGCTAAAGCTGACATGATTGGTGTAGAAATAGAAGAAAGCGTATTTAAAGTAGACAGTGGTCTTTTATATCCTTTCCTAAATCAGTTAAGAGATTTGGGGATCCCTGTAGGTTTGGACGATTTTGGTGCTGAAGAAGCTTCTCTTCAAGCATTGAAAAAATATGATTACGATGTGATAAAGCTTGGTAGAAATCTAATAAATGATTTTATTACTAATCCTTCAACTTCTATAATCCCAGCAGTCATTCAGTTAGCTAAAGCATCTGATACAAAGGTTGTTGCCACTGGTGTCGAGACACCTGAAGCATTACAAAAAATCATTAATGCTGGTTGTGATTTTGTACAAGGTTATGTGTTCTCAAAACCACAAGAAATCGAAGCGTTAGTTGATGTTAGCCCCAATTTTGTATGGCAATTGCCGCTA
Above is a genomic segment from Acidimicrobiia bacterium containing:
- a CDS encoding EAL domain-containing protein, which gives rise to MKIIKKVVILIFIMVFVTLSGIFTHNYITSDEEITIRKALDQRSDQMAIDAKREIYRYETVISTMATLFNSSDTVTKDQFTAFTNGLNLGNSYPGIKGLVYVLKVGSNDAQEVNDKSAEIGSPLKSPITLDGTEKAILYYVIPADDEQVPTGLDANLIPGGKEGFQYSINSNSAGASPPLKYVIDSKPTTGFALIYPVKGGAPIHLDSMKSSPNTGWILSFIDSSLLFDTPLGRDFSLEITDHNDPQLKSEIKIDNPSNYSTNYSIDVGGRKLDFKATASKSFIESVSPEAKARKYTLFVLNAEIAIILLILILFMQKSKKSNETSLGHQITHDTLTGLPNRLFLENWMNNRISNITNSPRNKNNDRIAVLFLDLDGFKAINDTLGHQAGDRFLISVSQRLSNEIRGNDILARLGGDEFIVVLDSVDQEIQAIRIAERLLEVVRFPVVLDSGPVCVSASIGIAISTLEVGIDPDSIIRFADSAMYAAKQDIHNRIRVFDNKLKSIVEGKHEVETSILHATERGEIIDVLQPIVNVKTGETAGYEALCRWNNPNFGVLGPDQFLDAAKVTGEIIRIDSWMVDKAFTNALEISEITGVPCRVWVNLSVRHLLQGDFYKHVLDVLKNSSAKADMIGVEIEESVFKVDSGLLYPFLNQLRDLGIPVGLDDFGAEEASLQALKKYDYDVIKLGRNLINDFITNPSTSIIPAVIQLAKASDTKVVATGVETPEALQKIINAGCDFVQGYVFSKPQEIEALVDVSPNFVWQLPLGVKSKVTNTDNTDDNGVSSILDKQSS
- the lipA gene encoding lipoyl synthase encodes the protein MLKDKLYVRSLGVVDFHEALSIQNAFHSNDDDYLLLLEHNPIFTCGSGIQEENLLDVKNSGIKVVDIDRGGDVTFHGPGQLIGYPIITLGETRGDLRNTIAFLRSLEEVIIEALKILGIQAIRFEKYTGVWIDLGPEYKYNDRYKKIAAIGSKVSRGRTKHGFALNVSTDLSYFDKIIPCGIEQFGVTSLHELGHTNITFDQVIDTVTKTFLNEFNYNEIDIASHSFDEKEYNTDSEDEETTASKRSFPASRSALAFEPVASSSTPDQGDLSRFSVESVSAIQPSLRLLGRLSKAGVRVDLEKDRRKRPDWMKNTIKQTEGFKELKELSKDLNLVSVCEEAGCPNIYECWESKTATYMILGENCTRACSFCLVGTNKPAPPDTNEPKNVAIAIKTLGIKHAVITCVARDDLEDDGSTQFVNTVNEVRKASPGTQIELLISDNRGHENSLDKIFNSRPDILNHNIETPIRIQRAVRPSANYARSLGVLTRAKEQGLKTKSGIIVGMGETNTEILQTLRDLKNANIDIVTIGQYLQPTPTHLPVDRFVTPAEFDEFKRYGESIGIPHVESGPLVRSSYHAAEAVDNLTEKIKS